In Bacteroides coprosuis DSM 18011, the following are encoded in one genomic region:
- a CDS encoding hypothetical protein (KEGG: bth:BT_3313 hypothetical protein~SPTR: Putative lipoprotein;~IMG reference gene:2504107546), with the protein MQYKIATNILVTCLVLFFTSCENKFERVVYSTSQPKITNLEVSVEGLLTVPDSVFITATVVDKNTPLSTLDITLKTASQELFQKSIRTKGYEAEIKNFAFYIPFQPNLNDNEPAILTIQAINIEGTTHKEVRELKLQRPKLSKQLYLHIENEVYTLEQSTTNPYEYISAEDNYPQTFKGKISTHESLEESNLIWGEGEDTNTTSVINNSQGNFNFNFEEWQIQNITFNTLSFELGIIGTQQYIAINGTQLEAKQGLFEAGIKFEQGKEFTIEGIENIKEAYNRDFFEYNEATGKFKFLRESGTWEVYYSSKYNYIWVINSDHVAPQAFWIIGHGFTCSPVWNDDYFLGGWDSEDITRMAYVVKIAPKKYQTTMYITNQHEWDSFEFEIYSNKESGKEKGILLKEGSITSDTEGFTISNSNGLTNADNFTPGYYQLTFDTTLGVGNETVHIKRILNNL; encoded by the coding sequence ATGCAATATAAAATAGCTACTAACATACTAGTAACCTGCCTTGTACTATTTTTTACTAGTTGTGAAAATAAATTTGAACGAGTTGTGTATTCCACATCACAACCTAAAATAACAAATCTAGAAGTTTCAGTAGAAGGATTATTAACTGTTCCCGACTCTGTCTTTATAACAGCAACAGTAGTAGACAAAAACACACCTTTGTCTACTCTAGATATAACACTTAAAACAGCTAGTCAGGAGTTATTTCAAAAATCAATCAGAACAAAAGGATATGAAGCAGAAATTAAAAACTTTGCTTTTTACATTCCTTTTCAACCTAATTTAAACGATAATGAGCCAGCTATATTGACTATACAAGCCATTAATATTGAGGGGACAACTCATAAAGAAGTTCGAGAGTTGAAGTTGCAAAGACCTAAACTTTCTAAACAGTTGTACTTACATATTGAAAATGAAGTCTATACTCTAGAGCAAAGCACAACCAATCCTTATGAATATATAAGTGCTGAAGATAATTATCCACAAACCTTTAAAGGTAAAATATCTACTCATGAATCTCTAGAAGAATCCAATTTAATTTGGGGAGAAGGAGAAGACACGAATACTACCTCTGTTATTAATAATTCACAAGGAAATTTCAACTTCAATTTTGAGGAGTGGCAAATACAAAACATAACCTTCAATACCCTATCCTTCGAATTGGGTATTATCGGTACTCAGCAATACATTGCAATAAATGGAACTCAACTTGAAGCGAAACAAGGTCTTTTTGAAGCTGGAATCAAATTTGAACAAGGTAAGGAGTTTACTATTGAAGGAATAGAAAATATAAAAGAAGCCTATAATAGAGACTTCTTTGAGTATAATGAAGCAACAGGAAAATTTAAGTTTTTAAGAGAGTCTGGAACATGGGAAGTCTATTACTCCTCTAAATACAATTACATCTGGGTTATTAACTCAGATCATGTTGCACCTCAAGCATTCTGGATTATTGGTCATGGATTTACCTGTTCCCCTGTGTGGAACGATGATTATTTTCTAGGAGGATGGGATTCGGAAGATATAACAAGAATGGCCTATGTTGTTAAGATTGCTCCAAAGAAATATCAAACAACAATGTATATTACAAACCAACATGAATGGGATAGTTTTGAGTTTGAAATTTACAGTAATAAAGAATCAGGTAAGGAAAAAGGGATTCTTTTAAAAGAAGGTAGCATAACCAGTGACACAGAAGGATTTACTATTTCTAATAGTAATGGATTAACTAATGCAGATAACTTCACTCCTGGTTATTATCAGTTGACATTTGACACTACATTAGGTGTGGGCAACGAAACCGTTCATATAAAAAGGATACTCAACAATCTATAG
- a CDS encoding Beta-N-acetylhexosaminidase (COGs: COG3525 N-acetyl-beta-hexosaminidase~InterPro IPR015882:IPR015883~KEGG: sli:Slin_3893 beta-N-acetylhexosaminidase~PFAM: Glycoside hydrolase, family 20, catalytic core; Acetylhexosaminidase, subunit a/b~PRIAM: Beta-N-acetylhexosaminidase~SPTR: Beta-hexosaminidase;~IMG reference gene:2504107548~PFAM: Glycosyl hydrolase family 20, catalytic domain; Glycosyl hydrolase family 20, domain 2): protein MKTQYSLIKRTSLITLLITALFTTYSCANDDDNNSQPNISSKNIEIIPQPVSLEYGSQRIEMPSVVSISKDIPSTMQKLLEKSITDYKVASSINIEKNESAFISTKIDNSLSEEEYELDITQKSILITHSTQQGLLWGIQTLRQVLMQAESSTKGDFSIPTLSIKDTPKYAWRGFHIDLARHMFSLDYLKKVTDCLSLYKINKIQLHLTDDQGWRIEIKKHPNLTTVGGWRHFDEYDEECIKLSHTDASYTIDERYIRNGKEYGGFYTQDEIKDFVTFATSVGIEVIPEIDMPGHFSAAIKAYPELSCTGSSGWGEEFSYPVCAGKAKNHPFLYDILDEVMTLFPSKHFHIGADEVEKNNWKKCEDCQRLIAEENLMNVEGLENFFVNNINSYLNKREKSTMAWDDAFYKKEPQEMIYTYWRDWLPNQAGTITQAGFPVVFMEWGNFYLSATPSDEQLQSLYNFKFEPKFKGIVKSNILGFQACIWTEMIPNEQKLGHHLFPSIQAYTEVAWGTASNWDSFKKKMNWHLKHLTKEGFYVRTPDFIKK, encoded by the coding sequence ATGAAGACTCAATATAGCCTGATAAAAAGGACATCCTTAATAACGTTGCTAATAACAGCTCTTTTTACAACTTATTCATGTGCCAATGATGACGACAATAATTCACAGCCCAATATATCGTCAAAAAACATTGAGATTATTCCTCAACCTGTTTCACTAGAATATGGGAGTCAAAGAATAGAAATGCCTAGTGTAGTATCCATTAGCAAGGATATACCTAGTACTATGCAAAAACTTTTAGAAAAATCTATCACTGATTACAAAGTAGCATCAAGCATAAATATAGAGAAAAATGAATCTGCATTTATATCTACTAAAATCGATAACTCCTTAAGTGAGGAAGAATATGAGCTAGATATAACACAAAAATCTATTCTAATCACTCATTCAACCCAACAAGGATTGCTATGGGGCATACAAACCCTTAGACAAGTATTAATGCAAGCCGAGTCATCCACCAAAGGAGACTTTTCAATCCCTACTCTATCCATAAAAGATACACCTAAATATGCTTGGAGAGGGTTTCACATAGATTTAGCTAGACATATGTTTTCTCTAGACTATCTAAAGAAAGTGACTGATTGCTTATCACTCTATAAAATAAATAAAATTCAACTTCATCTTACCGATGATCAAGGATGGAGAATCGAAATAAAAAAACACCCAAATCTAACAACCGTTGGAGGTTGGAGACACTTTGACGAATATGATGAAGAATGCATCAAGTTATCGCATACAGATGCGAGTTATACGATAGATGAACGTTATATAAGAAATGGGAAAGAATATGGCGGCTTTTATACGCAAGATGAAATCAAAGACTTTGTCACATTCGCCACATCCGTTGGCATCGAGGTTATACCAGAAATAGATATGCCTGGACACTTCTCGGCAGCAATAAAAGCTTATCCAGAATTATCTTGTACGGGATCTAGTGGTTGGGGAGAAGAATTTTCATATCCTGTGTGTGCAGGAAAGGCTAAAAACCATCCTTTTTTATACGACATTTTAGATGAAGTTATGACCTTGTTTCCTTCCAAGCACTTCCATATTGGAGCTGATGAGGTAGAGAAAAACAATTGGAAAAAATGTGAAGATTGCCAACGCTTAATTGCTGAAGAGAACTTAATGAACGTAGAAGGATTAGAAAACTTTTTTGTAAATAATATAAATTCTTACCTCAATAAAAGAGAAAAATCAACAATGGCATGGGATGATGCTTTTTATAAAAAAGAACCTCAAGAAATGATTTATACTTATTGGAGAGATTGGCTGCCTAATCAAGCTGGTACAATAACTCAAGCAGGTTTTCCTGTTGTTTTCATGGAATGGGGTAACTTTTATTTAAGTGCAACTCCTTCAGACGAACAGTTACAGTCTCTTTACAATTTCAAGTTTGAACCGAAATTTAAGGGTATTGTAAAGAGTAATATATTAGGTTTTCAAGCATGTATATGGACAGAAATGATACCTAATGAGCAGAAATTGGGACATCATTTATTCCCATCTATACAAGCTTATACTGAAGTAGCATGGGGCACTGCATCAAACTGGGATTCTTTTAAAAAGAAAATGAACTGGCATTTAAAACATCTTACCAAAGAGGGCTTTTATGTTAGGACACCTGATTTCATTAAAAAATAA
- a CDS encoding putative transmembrane protein (COGs: COG4299 conserved hypothetical protein~KEGG: bfs:BF0369 putative transmembrane protein~SPTR: Putative membrane protein;~IMG reference gene:2504107549~PFAM: Protein of unknown function (DUF1624)), whose amino-acid sequence MSSKRLLSLDILRGGTIIGMILVNNPGSWEYIYSPLRHAEWHGLTPTDLIFPFFIFVMGISMSLSFSKFKNEEYNKTLFWEKVIKRSAKLFLLGLFLSWFSLLLEGINNRLEYESISEILFPFGQIRILGVMQRLALSYLVGSVFVMLIPKAKHLVITSVILLIAYFILLSLGNGFSFSSDNIIAIVDNSLFGENHVYLEWLPDGERLRFDPEGLLSTIPCIVQVIMGYLCGEVIRKKKDLLNKMMDLAIIGIVLLFIGLLLSYGCPLNKKIWSPTFELVTSGFAVLALTLLIWIIDYKGLKKWCNPFEAFGTNPLFIYIASSAFASVLGTLTIKDISLQEYLYNAILGVIHNPHLASLIYALLYILLCYYIVNILFRKKIYIKI is encoded by the coding sequence ATGAGTTCAAAGCGATTATTATCACTAGACATTTTGAGGGGTGGTACCATTATTGGGATGATACTTGTCAACAACCCTGGAAGTTGGGAGTACATATATTCGCCACTCCGCCATGCTGAATGGCACGGATTGACTCCAACTGATTTAATATTCCCCTTCTTTATTTTTGTTATGGGAATCTCAATGAGTTTGTCATTTTCTAAATTTAAAAATGAAGAGTACAACAAAACTCTATTTTGGGAAAAAGTAATTAAACGAAGTGCAAAACTATTCCTTCTTGGGTTATTTTTATCATGGTTTTCTCTTTTACTAGAAGGGATAAACAATAGGCTTGAATATGAATCTATAAGTGAAATACTATTTCCATTTGGACAAATACGAATTCTAGGGGTGATGCAAAGATTAGCTTTAAGCTACTTAGTAGGGTCTGTATTTGTGATGTTGATACCTAAAGCAAAACACTTAGTAATAACATCTGTTATCCTATTAATTGCCTATTTTATCTTACTATCACTAGGAAACGGATTTAGTTTTTCTTCTGATAATATTATAGCTATCGTAGATAATTCTTTGTTTGGCGAAAACCATGTTTATTTGGAATGGCTCCCCGATGGAGAAAGGCTCCGATTTGACCCAGAGGGCTTATTGAGTACCATACCCTGTATCGTACAAGTAATTATGGGCTATCTATGCGGAGAAGTTATTAGAAAGAAAAAAGACTTGCTCAACAAAATGATGGATCTCGCAATTATAGGTATTGTACTACTCTTTATAGGGCTATTATTGAGTTACGGATGTCCTTTGAATAAAAAAATATGGAGTCCGACCTTTGAACTAGTTACATCTGGATTTGCTGTTTTAGCTCTTACGCTTCTTATCTGGATTATTGATTATAAAGGACTTAAAAAGTGGTGTAATCCATTTGAAGCTTTTGGAACTAATCCTCTATTTATTTATATTGCCTCAAGTGCTTTTGCTTCTGTGCTAGGAACACTTACTATCAAAGACATCAGCCTACAAGAATATCTATACAATGCAATTCTGGGAGTAATACATAATCCACATCTGGCATCATTGATTTATGCTCTCTTGTATATCTTACTCTGTTATTACATTGTAAATATTCTATTTAGAAAAAAGATATATATCAAGATATAA
- a CDS encoding Beta-N-acetylhexosaminidase (COGs: COG3525 N-acetyl-beta-hexosaminidase~InterPro IPR015883~KEGG: dfe:Dfer_4327 beta-N-acetylhexosaminidase~PFAM: Glycoside hydrolase, family 20, catalytic core~PRIAM: Beta-N-acetylhexosaminidase~SPTR: Glycosyl hydrolase family 20, catalytic domain protein;~IMG reference gene:2504107547~PFAM: Putative carbohydrate binding domain; Glycosyl hydrolase family 20, catalytic domain; Glycosyl hydrolase family 20, domain 2; Chitobiase/beta-hexosaminidase C-terminal domain) has translation MHKIFYLFLFLILGCSKIDKELPISLQWEFSMDSETNEYLNKFTITNISKSTLDKEWAIYYSQLPREIQFDSSLPLKIEAVNANFFKISPSNNFKKLEPNESVSIQFTTNEGVSNVSQQPEGVYWINLKKPNEPISINLKKNTLFSEKYQSVNLKKIYDENNLLLSYSAPLTEVDVLPTVKKVDYNLGKITLSEKVALKYDSKFKNEAMLLTNKLKQLYNIDIDEASSMRINLAELVGEGYSKNNELYLLSIDSNDINIYGNTNHGIFNGCQTLLSLLKQKEKPYELSCLTILDYPDLPYRGQMLDIARNFTTVDNIKKLIDVLSSYKINVLHLHLTDDEGWRIEIPGIEELTTVSSKRGHTLDEQNSLLPGYDGNFNANENSSGNGFITRAEYIDLLKYAQQHHVQIIPEIDSPGHARAAIVAMNARYKKYIATDKSKAEEYLLADFNDQSTYVSAQSYTDNVMNVALPSTYKFLEKVFTEIKDMYKDAGVELTSIHIGGDEVPNGAWMKSPACKELIQTNQLHSTKQLSEYFFKKVSRILHGMDLKFNGWQEVALNNTHGNDTEFIGNAQAVYCWNTIAEWDSDEIPYTVANSGYNVILCNVNNFYLDLAYGPHPEERGHMWAGYVNETSSFAMLPYSIYKSSRKNLSGEELNLDSLAHNKLQLNKDSKQNIKGVQAQLFAETIRGYEWVEYYTFPKILGLVERGWNAHPRWDNLTGNKEKEEYNKDLALFYNKISLCEFPYLNKLGVNFRLPHPGIKLIDDKVHINTPITNATIRYTLDGSDPTETSTIWDSPISPSGNIIKSRIFFSNKSSLISTLIITQ, from the coding sequence ATGCATAAGATTTTTTATCTCTTCCTATTTTTAATTTTAGGATGCTCAAAAATAGATAAAGAGCTACCAATCTCTTTACAGTGGGAGTTTTCAATGGACTCTGAAACGAATGAATATCTAAATAAATTTACAATCACGAATATATCAAAAAGTACTTTAGATAAGGAATGGGCTATTTACTACTCTCAGCTTCCAAGGGAAATTCAATTTGATAGTTCTTTACCCTTAAAGATTGAAGCAGTAAATGCAAACTTCTTTAAAATATCTCCTAGTAATAATTTTAAAAAGTTAGAACCGAATGAAAGTGTATCTATTCAATTTACTACTAATGAAGGAGTTTCAAATGTTTCTCAACAACCAGAAGGAGTTTACTGGATTAATCTAAAGAAACCAAATGAGCCTATTTCTATAAATCTAAAAAAGAACACTCTTTTCTCTGAGAAATATCAATCTGTAAACTTAAAAAAGATTTATGATGAGAATAACTTATTGCTAAGTTATTCAGCACCATTAACTGAAGTTGATGTACTTCCAACTGTAAAAAAAGTAGATTACAATTTAGGTAAAATCACATTGAGTGAAAAAGTAGCTTTAAAGTATGATTCTAAGTTCAAAAATGAAGCTATGCTACTTACTAATAAGTTAAAACAGCTCTACAATATTGACATTGATGAAGCAAGTTCTATGCGAATAAATCTAGCTGAACTTGTTGGTGAAGGGTATTCTAAGAATAATGAATTGTATTTATTATCTATAGATAGTAATGATATCAATATTTATGGGAATACAAATCATGGTATTTTCAATGGCTGTCAAACTCTCTTATCCTTATTAAAGCAAAAGGAGAAACCGTACGAACTAAGTTGTTTAACCATACTCGACTATCCGGACCTTCCTTATAGGGGTCAGATGCTAGATATTGCGAGAAACTTCACTACTGTAGACAATATAAAAAAACTAATTGATGTTTTATCTTCATATAAGATTAACGTTCTTCATTTACACCTTACCGATGATGAAGGATGGCGAATTGAGATACCAGGTATTGAAGAACTAACTACTGTTTCATCGAAAAGAGGACATACTTTAGACGAACAAAACTCTTTGCTCCCTGGCTACGATGGTAACTTCAATGCAAATGAAAACTCATCTGGTAATGGCTTTATCACAAGAGCTGAATATATCGATTTACTAAAATATGCACAGCAACATCATGTACAAATAATTCCCGAAATTGATTCTCCAGGTCATGCAAGAGCTGCTATTGTGGCTATGAATGCAAGGTATAAGAAGTATATAGCTACAGACAAGAGTAAAGCAGAAGAATACCTCCTTGCCGATTTCAATGATCAGTCAACCTATGTATCGGCTCAGTCTTACACAGACAATGTTATGAATGTAGCTTTGCCATCAACCTACAAATTCCTAGAAAAAGTTTTTACAGAAATAAAGGATATGTACAAGGATGCTGGAGTTGAGTTGACCTCTATACATATAGGAGGAGATGAAGTTCCCAATGGAGCTTGGATGAAATCTCCTGCTTGTAAAGAACTAATACAAACCAATCAACTACATTCCACTAAACAATTATCGGAATACTTCTTTAAGAAAGTTAGTCGTATCCTTCATGGTATGGACTTAAAATTTAATGGATGGCAAGAAGTTGCATTAAACAACACACATGGAAATGACACTGAGTTTATCGGAAATGCTCAAGCCGTTTATTGTTGGAACACAATAGCAGAATGGGATAGTGACGAGATACCCTATACTGTTGCAAATAGTGGATACAATGTTATTCTTTGTAATGTCAACAATTTCTACCTTGATTTAGCTTATGGACCTCATCCTGAAGAAAGAGGTCATATGTGGGCTGGATATGTAAATGAAACGAGTTCATTTGCCATGTTGCCTTATTCAATCTATAAATCTTCTCGAAAGAATTTATCAGGCGAGGAATTAAATTTGGATAGCCTTGCTCACAATAAACTACAGCTAAATAAGGATTCTAAGCAAAATATTAAGGGTGTTCAAGCACAATTATTTGCAGAAACAATCAGAGGATATGAATGGGTAGAATATTACACATTTCCTAAAATACTAGGATTGGTAGAGCGAGGTTGGAACGCACATCCTAGATGGGACAACTTAACAGGAAATAAGGAGAAAGAAGAATATAATAAAGACCTTGCCCTATTTTATAATAAGATAAGTCTTTGTGAATTTCCTTATTTAAATAAGCTTGGTGTCAATTTTAGATTACCTCACCCTGGGATTAAGCTCATTGACGATAAAGTACACATTAACACCCCTATAACAAATGCAACTATAAGATATACTTTAGATGGATCTGACCCTACAGAAACTTCAACTATTTGGGACTCTCCCATCAGCCCATCAGGAAATATCATAAAATCGCGAATATTCTTTTCAAACAAATCAAGCCTTATTTCAACACTTATAATAACCCAATAA